A stretch of the Amycolatopsis sp. BJA-103 genome encodes the following:
- a CDS encoding transglutaminase-like domain-containing protein — translation MKITLKIESERLEDYLVADAVIDHDHPLIRETADALSPTGGTEADVIRSMFHYVRDEIAHTVDAADSRVTLMASEVLRERVGLCYAKAHLLAALLRSQGIPAGFCYQRIGVLHGLNAVYLTGPDRWIRLDPRGNKNGADAHFPFLRTDSPEVERLAWKLDPTRGEIDFPTVYATPSSAVVETLSSAKPGPAWYEGILPHAP, via the coding sequence GTGAAAATCACTTTGAAGATCGAATCCGAGCGGCTCGAAGATTATCTCGTCGCGGACGCGGTCATCGATCACGATCATCCGCTGATCCGCGAAACGGCTGACGCGCTGTCACCGACCGGCGGCACCGAAGCCGACGTGATTCGTTCGATGTTTCACTACGTGCGCGACGAGATCGCCCATACGGTGGACGCAGCCGATTCCCGCGTCACTCTTATGGCCTCCGAGGTTCTGCGCGAACGGGTCGGCCTCTGCTACGCGAAGGCCCACTTGCTGGCCGCTTTGCTTCGCAGCCAAGGCATCCCGGCCGGGTTCTGCTATCAGCGGATCGGCGTGCTGCACGGGCTCAACGCCGTGTATCTCACCGGCCCGGACCGGTGGATCCGGCTCGATCCGAGGGGCAACAAAAACGGTGCGGACGCCCACTTTCCTTTCTTACGAACAGATTCCCCGGAAGTGGAGCGGCTCGCGTGGAAGCTGGATCCCACCAGGGGCGAGATCGACTTCCCCACGGTGTACGCCACTCCGTCTTCGGCCGTTGTCGAAACATTGTCGTCCGCGAAGCCCGGACCCGCTTGGTACGAAGGCATCCTTCCCCACGCTCCGTGA
- a CDS encoding HD domain-containing protein, with amino-acid sequence MRARKNTISSQTIDAVEHRVRQLCWRYADKLQFHGWHHVSFVRAKAAGFAEHNGADRTVVEVAALVHDVNYIVLRNSPAAAGRDLRLGILRECGVEDTVARWIDEIIDEAEMATRGRHISLEAQALSDADTLFKALPVTPVVLAHRYLRENGLSLRELADKIVGEQRDVHDSGYYFYNPKAAESYSRWALANLQLWQCIKEAVDDPTVVELLDAVHAVDYEAEPAAS; translated from the coding sequence ATGCGCGCGCGAAAGAACACGATTTCTTCCCAGACCATCGACGCCGTCGAACATCGCGTCCGGCAACTGTGCTGGCGCTATGCGGACAAACTGCAGTTCCACGGCTGGCATCACGTGAGTTTCGTCCGGGCCAAGGCCGCGGGATTCGCCGAGCACAACGGTGCGGATCGCACCGTCGTCGAGGTGGCGGCGCTGGTGCACGACGTGAACTACATCGTGCTCCGGAACTCCCCCGCGGCCGCCGGGCGAGATCTCCGGTTGGGCATCCTGCGGGAGTGCGGTGTCGAGGACACCGTGGCCCGGTGGATCGACGAGATCATCGACGAGGCCGAGATGGCCACCAGAGGGCGGCACATCTCGCTCGAGGCCCAAGCGTTGAGCGACGCCGACACGCTGTTCAAGGCACTGCCGGTGACGCCCGTCGTGCTCGCCCACCGTTATCTGCGGGAGAACGGGTTGAGCCTCCGCGAGCTGGCGGACAAGATCGTCGGCGAGCAACGCGACGTCCACGACAGCGGCTATTACTTCTACAACCCCAAGGCCGCGGAGAGCTACTCCCGATGGGCGTTGGCGAATCTCCAGTTGTGGCAGTGCATCAAGGAAGCCGTCGACGATCCGACGGTCGTCGAACTCCTCGACGCGGTGCACGCCGTGGACTACGAGGCCGAGCCCGCGGCTTCTTAG
- a CDS encoding TetR/AcrR family transcriptional regulator — MSIQSGPRKAEAIFAATLELLAEHGYEKLAIEAVAARSGVNKTTLYRWWPSKDALLAAALRDSGLFAVDIPDTGSLRGDLLAVATQIHRLLTSEHTAPVVTATLTAGPRRPELGEVSRSFFADRMAREEPIFERATARGELRSGADPVVVMDLLAGAIWFRLLLRGGEAGPKFLEEAVDTVLNGAA, encoded by the coding sequence GTGAGCATCCAAAGCGGCCCCCGCAAGGCCGAGGCGATCTTCGCCGCCACCCTCGAACTCCTGGCTGAGCACGGTTACGAGAAGCTCGCCATCGAGGCCGTCGCCGCCCGGTCCGGCGTCAACAAGACGACGCTGTACCGGTGGTGGCCGTCGAAGGACGCGCTCCTGGCCGCGGCGCTGCGCGATTCGGGACTGTTCGCCGTCGACATCCCGGACACCGGCAGCCTCCGCGGCGATCTCCTCGCCGTGGCGACGCAAATCCACCGGCTGCTGACTTCGGAGCACACCGCGCCGGTCGTCACGGCGACGCTGACGGCGGGTCCGCGCCGCCCGGAACTGGGCGAAGTGTCGCGAAGTTTCTTCGCCGACCGCATGGCGCGCGAAGAGCCGATCTTCGAACGCGCCACCGCGAGGGGCGAATTGAGGTCCGGCGCCGATCCTGTCGTCGTGATGGATCTGCTCGCGGGGGCGATCTGGTTCCGGCTGTTGTTGCGCGGCGGCGAAGCCGGTCCGAAATTTCTCGAAGAAGCCGTCGACACAGTACTGAACGGGGCCGCGTGA
- a CDS encoding metal ABC transporter permease, whose protein sequence is MDKMFDFALTGELLGLDFVQTALLAAAVLGLVAGVLGPLVVMRRMSFAVHGTAELAFTGAAGALLLGVGVELGGLAGAVIAALLIGILGGRESERDSVIGVILAFGLGMGVLLLSFYEGRSANKFGILVGQIITIDSTNLNLLVGASVVVLVVLAVIYRPLLFATVDPAVATARGVPVKLLSLIFAVLVGISSALGVQIVGALLVVSLMVTPAAAAARVTASPWKATVLSIVFAEVAALGGIILSLAPGKPVSAFVTTISFVIYLVCRLIAWLRGRSSRVRVEPTAAPQPALR, encoded by the coding sequence GTGGACAAGATGTTCGACTTCGCCCTCACCGGCGAACTTCTCGGTCTCGACTTCGTGCAGACGGCGCTGCTCGCGGCCGCCGTCCTCGGGCTGGTGGCGGGCGTACTCGGCCCGCTGGTCGTCATGCGGCGGATGTCGTTCGCCGTGCACGGCACCGCCGAACTGGCCTTCACCGGCGCGGCGGGCGCGCTGCTGCTCGGCGTCGGCGTCGAACTCGGCGGCCTCGCGGGCGCGGTCATCGCCGCCCTGCTGATCGGGATCCTCGGTGGCCGCGAGTCCGAACGCGACTCCGTGATCGGCGTGATCCTCGCCTTCGGCCTCGGCATGGGCGTCCTGCTGCTGTCGTTCTACGAAGGCCGCAGCGCCAACAAGTTCGGCATTCTCGTCGGGCAGATCATCACCATCGACTCCACCAACCTGAACCTGCTCGTCGGCGCGTCGGTTGTCGTCCTGGTGGTGCTCGCGGTGATCTACCGGCCGCTGCTGTTCGCCACGGTCGACCCCGCGGTCGCGACGGCGCGCGGCGTGCCGGTGAAGCTCCTGTCGCTGATCTTCGCGGTGCTGGTCGGGATTTCGAGCGCGCTCGGCGTCCAGATCGTCGGCGCGCTGCTGGTGGTCTCGCTCATGGTGACCCCGGCCGCGGCGGCGGCGCGGGTCACGGCGAGCCCGTGGAAGGCGACCGTGCTGTCGATCGTGTTCGCGGAGGTCGCCGCACTCGGCGGGATCATCCTTTCGCTCGCGCCCGGGAAGCCGGTGAGCGCGTTCGTCACGACGATCTCGTTCGTGATCTACCTGGTCTGCCGCCTCATCGCGTGGCTGCGCGGCAGGAGCTCGCGGGTCCGCGTCGAACCGACGGCGGCGCCGCAGCCCGCCTTGCGCTAG
- a CDS encoding DUF445 domain-containing protein: MDAVLDDLARHWWLYAAIPFIAALIGYVTKRVAIEMMFKPLEFVGIKPFLGWQGVVPKHGGRMAAVATELLTSNLLDVKEVFRRIDPAIITREIEQPLLRAVDEVAREVLEKHHPRLWEVMPTMAQELLIKQVQASTPRLVREFMAEMTENLDEVLDFQHMTVQRLTRDKKLLVRLIRETSRPEMAFIARTGIYFGFGLGVVQAFVWALTKEPWVLPIFGGCIGLFTDWLAIKLIFVPREPVRVGRVILQGKFQRRRAEVARQYGEMIANEILTVPNLLDAVLRGPRSDRLYALVERLVAQAVDEQASVAKPMVAMAVGGQRLREIKQAAARQALERLPPTIRHAEGYLTEAMDVAKIVERRMLGLTPLEFEGLLRPAFRQDEWKLIAVGGLIGFLVGELQVLLMLH; encoded by the coding sequence GTGGACGCCGTCCTGGACGACCTCGCCCGGCACTGGTGGCTGTACGCCGCGATCCCGTTCATCGCCGCGCTGATCGGCTACGTCACCAAACGCGTCGCCATCGAGATGATGTTCAAACCGCTGGAGTTCGTCGGGATCAAGCCGTTCCTCGGCTGGCAGGGCGTAGTGCCCAAACACGGCGGGCGGATGGCCGCCGTCGCGACCGAGCTGCTGACGTCGAACCTGTTGGACGTCAAGGAGGTCTTCCGGCGGATCGATCCGGCGATCATCACGCGCGAGATCGAGCAACCGCTGCTGCGGGCCGTGGACGAGGTCGCCCGCGAAGTGCTCGAAAAGCACCATCCCAGGCTTTGGGAGGTCATGCCGACGATGGCACAGGAGCTGCTGATCAAGCAGGTCCAGGCCTCGACGCCGCGGCTGGTGCGCGAGTTCATGGCGGAGATGACCGAGAACCTCGACGAGGTCCTCGACTTCCAGCACATGACCGTGCAGCGGCTCACCAGGGACAAGAAGCTGCTCGTCCGGCTGATCCGCGAGACGTCACGGCCGGAGATGGCGTTCATCGCGCGCACGGGGATCTACTTCGGCTTCGGGCTCGGTGTCGTGCAGGCGTTCGTGTGGGCGCTGACGAAGGAGCCTTGGGTGCTGCCGATCTTCGGCGGCTGCATCGGGTTGTTCACCGACTGGCTGGCGATCAAACTGATCTTCGTGCCGCGCGAGCCGGTGCGGGTCGGCCGGGTGATCCTGCAGGGCAAGTTCCAGCGGCGGCGGGCCGAGGTCGCGCGTCAGTACGGCGAGATGATCGCGAACGAGATCCTGACCGTGCCGAACCTGCTCGACGCCGTCCTGCGCGGGCCGCGGTCGGACCGGCTGTACGCGCTGGTCGAGCGGCTCGTGGCGCAGGCCGTCGACGAACAGGCGAGTGTCGCGAAACCGATGGTCGCGATGGCCGTCGGCGGGCAACGGCTGCGCGAGATCAAGCAGGCGGCCGCGCGGCAGGCGCTGGAGCGGCTGCCCCCGACGATCCGCCACGCCGAGGGCTACCTGACCGAGGCGATGGACGTCGCGAAGATCGTCGAGCGGCGGATGCTCGGGCTGACGCCGCTGGAGTTCGAGGGGCTGCTGCGGCCGGCGTTCCGGCAGGACGAGTGGAAGCTCATCGCCGTCGGCGGGCTCATCGGTTTCCTGGTCGGGGAGCTCCAAGTCCTGCTCATGCTCCACTGA
- a CDS encoding alginate O-acetyltransferase AlgX-related protein has product MASEPQQLPAVHEAWLPREHALHRPRHGGRQLTALISALLFFTTPALLWVFGVRPGEIENHKLASFPGLDKGWAFFTDLPTWAIDQLSFRPGAIAAADAISRGVFGEGAPLDQPPPQQQAGPIPAPPAPSPSKTAPTQGPTPNAASGYRRVVQGRDGWLYYGYDADAKCDPSRPLPETIDKINELRRAVEQSGRRFELVVAPDKSTMVPQFLPDTYPGKDCSQSAEAATWHRMLKDARAIDLRPELRASEGRVQRPVYPPNDTHWADEGALVMTRAIANAIKPGVTQTWVSVPVGQYDTVADLPPLISKQGTKTNTLYSLRPDGLVERAGEPNGDIDRPVYRTASPLIGTVDEKILIYGDSFTKASSRYLSGAFTNLTMLAHFTQKTSQAEAVDAFVNANVVVLEAVERSVAGGQLAFIDPGFLTAVKKALAEHPIR; this is encoded by the coding sequence GTGGCGTCCGAACCCCAGCAACTGCCAGCCGTCCACGAGGCGTGGCTTCCGCGTGAGCACGCGCTGCACCGCCCCCGCCACGGTGGCAGGCAGCTGACCGCGCTGATCAGCGCGCTTCTGTTCTTCACCACCCCCGCCCTGCTGTGGGTGTTCGGCGTGCGGCCCGGCGAGATCGAGAACCACAAGCTCGCGAGCTTCCCCGGTCTGGACAAGGGCTGGGCCTTCTTCACCGACCTGCCGACCTGGGCCATCGACCAGCTGTCGTTCCGGCCGGGCGCGATCGCCGCCGCGGACGCGATCAGCCGCGGGGTCTTCGGCGAGGGCGCCCCGCTCGACCAGCCGCCACCGCAGCAGCAGGCGGGCCCGATCCCCGCGCCGCCCGCGCCCAGCCCGTCCAAGACCGCGCCCACGCAGGGCCCGACGCCGAACGCCGCGTCCGGCTATCGCCGCGTCGTGCAGGGCCGGGACGGCTGGCTGTACTACGGCTACGACGCCGACGCGAAATGCGATCCGTCCCGTCCGCTGCCCGAGACCATCGACAAGATCAACGAGCTGCGGCGCGCGGTCGAACAGTCCGGGAGGCGGTTCGAACTCGTCGTCGCACCGGACAAGTCGACGATGGTCCCGCAATTCCTGCCTGACACCTACCCCGGCAAGGACTGCTCGCAGTCGGCCGAGGCGGCCACCTGGCACCGGATGCTCAAGGACGCCCGCGCGATCGACCTGCGGCCCGAGCTGCGCGCGTCCGAGGGCCGGGTGCAGCGGCCGGTGTACCCGCCGAACGACACCCACTGGGCCGACGAGGGCGCGCTGGTGATGACGCGCGCCATCGCGAACGCGATCAAACCGGGTGTCACGCAGACCTGGGTCAGCGTTCCCGTCGGCCAGTACGACACGGTCGCCGACCTGCCGCCGCTGATCAGCAAGCAGGGCACGAAGACGAACACGCTCTACAGCCTCCGCCCGGACGGCTTGGTCGAGCGCGCGGGCGAGCCGAACGGCGACATCGACAGGCCGGTCTACCGCACCGCGAGTCCGCTGATCGGGACCGTGGACGAGAAGATCCTGATCTACGGCGACTCGTTCACGAAGGCTTCTTCGCGGTATCTCTCGGGCGCGTTCACGAACCTGACGATGCTGGCGCACTTCACGCAGAAGACGTCGCAGGCCGAGGCCGTCGACGCTTTCGTGAACGCGAACGTCGTGGTCCTGGAGGCCGTCGAGCGCAGTGTGGCCGGTGGTCAGCTCGCGTTCATCGACCCCGGTTTCCTCACGGCGGTCAAGAAGGCGCTCGCCGAGCACCCGATCCGCTAG
- a CDS encoding DUF445 domain-containing protein yields the protein MDAVIADLGEHWPVYVTMPFIAALIGYVTKRVAIEMMFKPVEFVGVKPFLGWQGVLPANAERMASTATEMLTNNLVDPKEIFARLDPAQVAKEIEQPLLRIVEDVTREVMEQYQPRLWEVLPNTAQQMLLKRVQAEAPRAIEKIMREIAENIEDVLDLKHMVVTNLVRDKALLNRLIRDISRPEMRFIARSGIVFGFSLGCVQLLVWALTKSPIVLPLFGVGIGWFTDWIALKMIFLPREPKRFFGFYTWQGVFQKRKDQVAADYGDMIAREIITIPNLLEAVLSGPKSDKLFTMITREVQRTIDTQASVVKPFVAMAVGSRKFQEMKQTAAAKAAARIPETIRHAEGYAVNALDVRNTIVDRMRQLNPLEFEQLLRPAFRQDEWKLIAVGAVIGGLVGELQVLLLLH from the coding sequence GTGGACGCCGTCATCGCCGACCTCGGCGAGCACTGGCCGGTGTACGTCACCATGCCGTTCATCGCGGCGCTGATCGGGTACGTCACCAAACGCGTCGCCATCGAGATGATGTTCAAACCGGTGGAATTCGTCGGCGTCAAGCCGTTCCTCGGCTGGCAGGGCGTGCTGCCCGCGAACGCCGAGCGGATGGCCTCCACCGCCACCGAGATGCTGACGAACAACCTCGTGGACCCGAAGGAGATCTTCGCCAGGCTCGATCCGGCGCAGGTGGCGAAGGAGATCGAACAGCCGCTTCTGCGGATCGTCGAGGACGTCACGCGCGAGGTGATGGAGCAGTACCAGCCCAGACTCTGGGAAGTGCTGCCGAACACCGCCCAGCAGATGCTGCTGAAACGCGTGCAGGCCGAGGCGCCGCGCGCGATCGAAAAGATCATGCGGGAGATCGCGGAGAACATCGAGGACGTCCTCGACCTCAAGCACATGGTCGTGACGAACCTGGTGCGCGACAAGGCCTTGCTGAACCGGCTGATCCGCGACATCTCGCGGCCGGAGATGCGGTTCATCGCGCGGTCGGGGATCGTGTTCGGCTTCTCCCTCGGCTGTGTGCAGCTGCTCGTGTGGGCGCTGACGAAGTCGCCGATCGTGCTGCCGCTGTTCGGTGTCGGCATCGGCTGGTTCACCGACTGGATCGCCCTGAAGATGATCTTCCTGCCGCGTGAGCCGAAGCGGTTCTTCGGCTTCTACACCTGGCAAGGCGTGTTCCAGAAACGCAAGGACCAGGTGGCCGCGGACTACGGCGACATGATCGCGCGCGAGATCATCACCATCCCGAACCTGCTCGAAGCCGTGTTGAGCGGGCCGAAGTCGGACAAGCTGTTCACGATGATCACCCGCGAGGTGCAGCGGACCATCGACACGCAGGCGAGCGTCGTGAAGCCGTTCGTCGCGATGGCCGTCGGGAGCAGGAAGTTCCAGGAGATGAAGCAGACCGCGGCGGCGAAGGCCGCGGCACGGATCCCGGAGACGATCCGGCACGCCGAGGGGTACGCGGTCAACGCGCTCGACGTCCGGAACACCATTGTGGACAGAATGCGGCAACTGAACCCGCTCGAATTCGAGCAGCTGCTACGCCCGGCGTTCCGGCAGGACGAGTGGAAGCTGATCGCGGTCGGCGCGGTGATCGGCGGCCTTGTCGGTGAACTTCAGGTGCTTCTGCTGCTTCACTGA
- a CDS encoding class II aldolase/adducin family protein — protein MILAEERAAVCEFARRMTTDGLVVGTSGNVSARQGELVAVTPTGVDYAGLRPEDIPVVGLDGEIVDGSLEPTSELPMHLTVYREAADPDGKAISAVVHTHSVHATAVSTLVTEVPPIHYMLAAIGPTARVASYATYGTEELAKAMLEALEGRRGCILANHGTTTFGDSLGSAYSRAQQLEWVCQVWLTARAAGTPNLLPPAEIDHVVEKLRGYGQR, from the coding sequence ATGATCCTGGCCGAGGAACGCGCGGCGGTCTGCGAATTCGCCCGCCGGATGACCACCGACGGGCTCGTGGTCGGTACGTCCGGCAACGTCTCCGCGAGGCAGGGCGAGCTGGTCGCGGTGACCCCGACCGGGGTCGACTACGCCGGGCTGCGGCCGGAAGACATCCCGGTGGTGGGCCTCGACGGCGAAATCGTCGACGGCTCCCTCGAACCCACCAGCGAACTCCCGATGCATCTCACGGTGTACCGGGAGGCGGCGGATCCGGACGGCAAGGCGATCTCAGCCGTGGTGCACACGCACTCCGTGCACGCCACGGCCGTCTCCACCCTCGTCACCGAGGTGCCGCCGATCCACTACATGCTCGCCGCGATCGGCCCGACGGCCCGCGTCGCGTCCTACGCGACGTACGGCACCGAGGAACTCGCCAAAGCCATGTTGGAGGCTCTGGAAGGCCGCCGGGGGTGCATCCTGGCCAATCACGGCACCACGACCTTCGGCGACAGTCTCGGCTCCGCGTACAGCCGGGCGCAGCAGCTCGAATGGGTCTGCCAGGTCTGGCTGACGGCGCGGGCGGCGGGAACACCGAATCTGCTCCCGCCCGCCGAGATCGACCACGTCGTGGAGAAACTCCGCGGCTACGGGCAACGCTAG
- a CDS encoding metal ABC transporter solute-binding protein, Zn/Mn family, with translation MNSRRTKSVFAAVSALAVLALGATACASGDKASTASGSQNAAAANPGGGEKIKVVASTDVWGSVVTAVGGDKVEVTSIIHDPSADPHSYETTASDAIAAKNAKLTLSNGGGYDEFFSKLADQAAGAQKLVAVDIAATGNENEHVWYSLPGVEKIADQVAAKLGEIQPASKDAFTANATAFKGKTQELLKKVTGLGASGGKVVATEPVAHYLLDSAKVTDATPPAFAEAVEAEQDVPAAALNQVKQLISGKQVKALINNAQTTTPVTQQVVGDAKSAGIAVVDVTETLPQGVTDYIAWMTKSVDALAGALK, from the coding sequence ATGAATTCCCGCCGTACTAAGAGTGTTTTCGCGGCCGTGTCGGCCCTGGCCGTCCTCGCGCTCGGCGCGACGGCTTGCGCGTCCGGCGACAAGGCGTCGACGGCGTCCGGTTCGCAGAACGCCGCCGCCGCGAACCCGGGTGGCGGCGAGAAGATCAAGGTCGTCGCCTCGACCGACGTCTGGGGCAGCGTCGTGACCGCCGTCGGCGGCGACAAGGTCGAGGTCACCTCGATCATCCACGACCCCTCGGCCGACCCGCACTCCTACGAGACCACCGCGAGCGACGCCATCGCCGCGAAGAACGCGAAGCTGACCCTGTCCAACGGCGGCGGCTACGACGAGTTCTTCTCGAAGCTCGCGGACCAGGCCGCCGGCGCGCAGAAGCTCGTCGCCGTCGACATCGCCGCGACCGGCAACGAGAACGAGCACGTCTGGTACAGCCTGCCCGGCGTCGAGAAGATCGCCGACCAGGTCGCCGCGAAGCTCGGCGAGATCCAGCCCGCGTCGAAGGACGCCTTCACCGCCAACGCGACCGCGTTCAAGGGCAAGACCCAGGAACTGCTGAAGAAGGTCACCGGGCTGGGAGCCTCGGGCGGCAAGGTCGTCGCGACCGAGCCCGTCGCGCACTACCTGCTCGACAGCGCGAAGGTCACCGACGCGACGCCGCCCGCCTTCGCCGAGGCCGTGGAAGCCGAGCAGGACGTGCCCGCCGCCGCGCTCAACCAGGTCAAGCAGCTGATTTCCGGCAAGCAGGTCAAGGCGCTGATCAACAACGCGCAGACCACCACCCCGGTCACCCAGCAGGTCGTCGGCGACGCCAAGAGCGCCGGGATCGCGGTCGTCGACGTCACCGAAACACTTCCCCAGGGTGTGACCGACTACATTGCATGGATGACGAAGTCGGTGGACGCGCTGGCGGGGGCACTGAAGTAG
- a CDS encoding DUF445 domain-containing protein: protein MNVSAILDDIREHWHVYATMPFIAALIGYITKRVAIEMMFRPLEFVGIKPFLGWQGVIPANTRRMATTAVDLLTKNLVDPQEIFSRLDPDEVVKELEEPLLKAVEDVTREVMEQYQPRLWELLPTRAQRMLVDQVRAQAPKVVARLMREVSTNIDEVLDVNEMLINAMVRDKSLTCRLIKEVATPELRFIARSGIYFGFVIGLIQFVAWALTKQPLIMPIFGFVTGFVTDWLALKMIFYPREPRRFLFFSWQGMFQKRRQAVARDYGALIADEVLTVRNVMEAVLTGPKSDKLFSMITREVQRTIDAQASIAKPLVALTVGGVQYQEMKKAAAEKAIAYLPETVKHVESYATDALDVRNTIVVKMQQLTPLEFEGILRPAFQQDEWKLIAVGAVIGGLVGELQVLLLLH from the coding sequence TTGAACGTTTCGGCGATCCTCGACGACATCAGGGAGCACTGGCACGTCTACGCCACGATGCCCTTCATCGCCGCGCTCATCGGCTACATCACGAAACGCGTCGCCATCGAGATGATGTTCCGGCCGCTGGAGTTCGTCGGGATCAAGCCGTTCCTCGGCTGGCAGGGGGTCATCCCGGCCAACACGCGCCGGATGGCGACCACCGCCGTCGACCTGCTGACCAAGAACCTCGTCGATCCGCAGGAGATCTTCTCCCGGCTGGATCCCGACGAGGTGGTCAAGGAGCTGGAGGAGCCGCTTCTCAAGGCCGTCGAGGACGTGACCCGCGAGGTGATGGAGCAGTACCAGCCCAGGTTGTGGGAACTGCTGCCGACGCGGGCGCAGCGGATGCTGGTCGACCAGGTCCGGGCGCAGGCGCCGAAGGTCGTCGCGCGGCTGATGCGCGAGGTGTCGACGAACATCGACGAGGTCCTCGACGTCAACGAGATGCTGATCAACGCGATGGTCCGGGACAAATCGCTGACCTGCCGCCTGATCAAGGAGGTCGCTACCCCGGAACTCCGCTTCATCGCCCGGTCCGGGATCTACTTCGGCTTCGTCATCGGCCTGATCCAGTTCGTCGCGTGGGCGCTGACGAAACAGCCCTTGATCATGCCGATCTTCGGGTTCGTCACCGGGTTCGTCACGGACTGGCTGGCCCTGAAAATGATCTTCTACCCGCGGGAGCCGCGTCGGTTCCTGTTCTTCAGCTGGCAAGGCATGTTCCAGAAACGCCGCCAGGCGGTCGCCCGCGACTACGGCGCGCTGATCGCGGACGAGGTCCTCACCGTGCGGAACGTGATGGAGGCCGTGCTCACCGGGCCGAAGTCGGACAAGCTGTTCTCGATGATCACGCGCGAGGTGCAGCGGACCATCGACGCGCAGGCGAGCATCGCGAAACCGTTGGTGGCGCTGACCGTCGGCGGCGTGCAGTACCAGGAGATGAAGAAGGCCGCGGCGGAGAAGGCGATCGCGTACCTCCCCGAAACGGTGAAACACGTGGAGAGTTACGCCACTGACGCGCTCGACGTCCGCAACACGATCGTCGTGAAGATGCAGCAGCTGACCCCGCTCGAGTTCGAAGGGATCCTGCGACCCGCCTTCCAGCAGGACGAATGGAAGCTGATCGCGGTCGGCGCGGTGATCGGCGGGCTCGTGGGTGAACTTCAGGTCCTGCTACTACTCCACTGA
- a CDS encoding metal ABC transporter ATP-binding protein, whose protein sequence is MTSVPAEARACVRVRGASLAFGTRTLWSGLDLDVEPGEFLAILGPNGSGKSSLLKVLLGQQGLPEGTVEIAGRRPGGQNRRIGYIPQQRALDEGLTMRGVDLVGLGLDGHRWGTGLFGIAKRRQLVARAIESVGAQAYAKQPVGRLSGGEQQRLRVAQSLVGDPEVLLCDEPLLSLDLAHQRAVSELIDERRRSSDTAVLFVTHEINPILSYVDRVLYLVNGQFRVGKPDEVMNSETLSELYGTRIEVLKVGGQIHVAGAQSSLCEDEPHHIDEQVS, encoded by the coding sequence GTGACCTCCGTACCTGCCGAGGCGCGTGCGTGCGTCCGTGTCCGCGGGGCGAGCCTCGCGTTCGGCACCAGGACCCTCTGGTCCGGGCTCGACCTCGACGTCGAGCCCGGTGAGTTCCTCGCGATCCTGGGGCCGAACGGCTCCGGGAAGAGCAGCCTGCTCAAGGTGCTGCTCGGTCAGCAGGGATTGCCCGAGGGCACGGTCGAGATCGCGGGGCGGCGCCCCGGCGGGCAGAACCGGCGGATCGGTTACATCCCGCAGCAGCGCGCCCTCGACGAGGGCCTGACGATGCGCGGGGTGGATCTGGTCGGCCTCGGCCTGGACGGGCACCGGTGGGGGACCGGGCTCTTCGGGATCGCGAAACGGCGGCAGCTGGTGGCGCGGGCGATCGAGTCCGTCGGCGCCCAGGCGTACGCGAAACAGCCGGTGGGGCGGCTTTCCGGCGGCGAGCAGCAGCGGCTCCGTGTCGCGCAGTCGCTCGTCGGCGACCCCGAGGTCCTGCTGTGCGACGAGCCGCTGCTCTCGCTCGACCTCGCCCACCAGCGCGCGGTCAGCGAACTGATCGACGAGCGACGGCGTTCGTCCGACACCGCCGTCCTGTTCGTCACCCACGAGATCAACCCGATCCTGTCCTATGTGGACAGGGTGCTCTATCTGGTGAACGGCCAGTTCCGGGTCGGCAAGCCGGACGAGGTGATGAACTCGGAGACACTGTCCGAGCTGTACGGCACGCGGATCGAGGTGCTCAAGGTCGGCGGGCAGATCCACGTCGCCGGGGCGCAGAGCTCGCTGTGCGAGGACGAACCGCACCACATCGACGAACAGGTCAGCTAG